The following coding sequences are from one Oryzisolibacter sp. LB2S window:
- the lplT gene encoding lysophospholipid transporter LplT translates to MKRGFYTIMSAQFFSSLADNALFVTAVELLRTDGAPEWQRAALVPMFALFYVVLAPWVGAFADSLPKGRVMFISNAIKVLGCLMMLFGSHPLLAYGVVGLGAAAYSPAKYGILTELLPASQLVKANGWIEGLTITSIILGVLLGGQLVAPHIAGPLLALDLPGLDLGIDLPAEAAIMALVPVYALAAAINLRIPLTGVAMRPMPRNPMALLPDFWVCNRRLWRDRLGQISLATTTLFWGVSGNLRYIVLAWSAVALGYNTTQASSLVGVVAIGTAAGAVLASMRMRLEHAVRVLPLGIAMGLVVMLMNAIHSIWLAVPFLIVLGGLGGFLVVPMNALLQHRGHNLMGAGRSIAVQNFNEQAAILGMGVLYSLFTKMGLSAYGAITAFGLLVALVMLAILRWHVHNVRHHPKEMVHLRRMARRDHH, encoded by the coding sequence ATGAAGCGCGGTTTCTACACCATCATGTCGGCGCAGTTTTTCAGCTCGCTGGCCGACAACGCCTTGTTCGTGACCGCGGTGGAGCTGCTGCGCACCGATGGCGCGCCCGAATGGCAGCGCGCGGCCCTGGTGCCCATGTTCGCGCTGTTCTACGTGGTGCTCGCGCCCTGGGTGGGGGCGTTCGCCGACTCCCTGCCCAAGGGGCGCGTGATGTTCATCAGCAATGCCATCAAGGTCCTGGGCTGCCTGATGATGCTGTTCGGCTCGCACCCTCTGCTGGCCTATGGCGTGGTGGGCCTGGGCGCAGCGGCCTACTCGCCGGCCAAGTACGGCATCCTCACCGAGCTGCTGCCGGCCTCGCAGCTCGTCAAGGCCAATGGCTGGATCGAGGGGCTGACCATCACCTCCATCATCCTCGGCGTGCTGCTGGGCGGCCAGCTCGTCGCGCCGCACATCGCCGGGCCGCTGCTCGCGCTGGACCTGCCGGGCCTGGACCTGGGCATTGACCTGCCGGCCGAGGCCGCCATCATGGCCCTGGTGCCCGTGTATGCGCTGGCCGCGGCCATCAATCTGCGCATACCGCTCACGGGCGTGGCGATGCGCCCCATGCCGCGCAACCCCATGGCGCTGCTGCCCGACTTCTGGGTCTGCAACCGGCGCCTGTGGCGCGACCGGCTCGGTCAGATCTCGCTGGCCACGACCACGCTGTTCTGGGGCGTCTCGGGCAATCTGCGCTACATCGTGCTGGCCTGGAGCGCCGTGGCCCTGGGCTACAACACCACCCAGGCCTCGTCCCTGGTGGGTGTGGTGGCCATAGGCACGGCCGCGGGCGCGGTGCTCGCGTCCATGCGCATGCGCCTGGAGCATGCGGTGCGCGTGCTGCCGCTGGGCATTGCCATGGGGCTGGTGGTCATGCTCATGAACGCCATCCACAGCATCTGGCTGGCCGTGCCCTTCCTCATCGTGCTCGGCGGCCTGGGCGGTTTTCTCGTCGTGCCCATGAATGCGCTCTTGCAGCACCGCGGCCACAACCTCATGGGCGCGGGCCGCTCCATCGCCGTGCAGAACTTCAACGAGCAGGCCGCCATCCTGGGCATGGGGGTGCTCTACAGCCTGTTCACCAAGATGGGGCTGTCGGCCTATGGCGCCATCACCGCCTTCGGCCTGCTGGTGGCGCTGGTCATGCTGGCCATTCTGCGCTGGCATGTGCACAACGTACGCCACCACCCCAAGGAGATGGTGCATCTGCGGCGCATGGCGCGGCGCGACCATCACTGA
- the alr gene encoding alanine racemase encodes MPRPILATIHPAAVQHNLERARRAAPDARLWAVVKANAYGHGIERVWEGLRSADGFALLDLAEAELLRQLGWRGPILLLEGVFEPRDLELCSRLSLWHAVHCDAQIDWLAAHKTQVPHRVFLKMNSGMNRLGFTPDRYRSAWARLNALPQVDEISFMTHFSDADGPRGIAHQVQAFHRATADLPGERCIANSAAILRHGGEGEVRLDWVRAGIVLYGSAPDHPERSAADWDLRPAMTLASRLIGVQRLQPGDSVGYGSRFTAEAPMTIGVVACGYADGYPRHCDTGTPVLVDGVRTRTVGRVSMDMITVDLTPVPQAGLGSEVTLWGRAANGAVLPIDEVAQAAGTVGYELMCALAPRVPVVVES; translated from the coding sequence ATGCCCCGTCCGATACTCGCCACCATTCACCCCGCCGCCGTGCAGCACAACCTGGAGCGCGCGCGCCGCGCCGCGCCCGATGCGCGCCTGTGGGCCGTGGTCAAGGCCAACGCCTATGGCCATGGCATAGAACGTGTCTGGGAGGGGCTGCGCTCGGCCGACGGCTTTGCGCTCTTGGACCTGGCGGAGGCCGAGCTGCTGCGCCAACTCGGCTGGCGCGGCCCCATCCTGCTGCTCGAGGGCGTGTTCGAGCCGCGCGACCTCGAGCTGTGCTCGCGCCTGTCGCTCTGGCACGCCGTGCACTGCGACGCGCAGATCGACTGGCTGGCAGCGCACAAGACCCAGGTGCCGCACCGCGTGTTCCTCAAGATGAACAGCGGCATGAACCGCCTGGGCTTCACGCCCGATCGCTACCGCAGCGCCTGGGCGCGGCTCAATGCGCTGCCGCAGGTGGACGAGATCTCCTTCATGACGCATTTCTCCGATGCCGACGGGCCGCGCGGCATCGCCCACCAGGTGCAGGCCTTTCACCGCGCCACCGCCGACCTGCCGGGCGAGCGCTGCATCGCCAACAGCGCCGCCATCCTGCGCCATGGCGGCGAGGGCGAGGTGCGCCTCGACTGGGTGCGCGCCGGCATCGTGCTCTACGGCAGCGCGCCCGACCACCCCGAGCGCAGCGCCGCCGACTGGGACTTGCGGCCGGCCATGACGCTGGCCTCGCGCCTCATCGGCGTGCAGCGGCTGCAGCCGGGCGACAGCGTGGGCTATGGCTCGCGCTTCACGGCCGAGGCGCCCATGACCATAGGCGTGGTCGCCTGCGGCTACGCCGACGGCTATCCGCGCCACTGCGACACCGGCACGCCCGTGCTCGTGGACGGCGTGCGCACGCGCACCGTGGGCCGCGTGAGCATGGACATGATCACCGTCGACCTGACGCCCGTGCCCCAGGCGGGACTGGGCAGCGAGGTCACGCTCTGGGGCCGCGCGGCCAACGGCGCGGTGCTGCCCATCGACGAGGTGGCCCAGGCGGCGGGCACCGTGGGCTACGAGCTCATGTGCGCGCTGGCGCCGCGCGTGCCGGTTGTGGTGGAGTCGTGA
- a CDS encoding DMT family transporter, producing the protein MQSPLPVFALLCNAFLWGLSWWPFRQMQAAGLHPLWATALMYTLVCALMLLARPDSLRALLAQPGLWLLALNSGVNNMAFNWAVTVGDVVRVVLLFYLMPAWLVLLAWRLLGERPTPAALARLALAFGGVALVLLPAGASPGSLLANLSLADGLALIGGLTFAMTNVLLRRLHAVPGPARMLAMFAGCMLLGWVGAGAGAALGVVPAFPAFDPRWAAVAVALALLLMLGNWALQYGAARLPTAITGVVMLSEVLFASLSSVLLGAAELHARTLAGGALIVLAALWASLENR; encoded by the coding sequence ATGCAATCCCCCCTGCCCGTCTTCGCGCTGCTGTGCAACGCCTTTCTCTGGGGCCTGTCCTGGTGGCCCTTTCGCCAGATGCAGGCCGCGGGCCTGCACCCGCTGTGGGCCACGGCGCTCATGTACACGCTGGTGTGCGCGCTGATGCTGCTGGCGCGCCCGGACAGCCTGCGCGCGCTGCTCGCCCAGCCCGGGCTGTGGCTGCTGGCGCTGAACTCGGGCGTGAACAACATGGCCTTCAACTGGGCCGTCACGGTGGGCGACGTGGTGCGCGTGGTGCTGTTGTTCTACCTCATGCCCGCCTGGCTGGTGCTGCTGGCCTGGCGCCTGCTGGGCGAGCGTCCCACGCCGGCCGCGCTGGCGCGCCTGGCGCTGGCCTTTGGCGGCGTGGCTCTGGTGCTGCTGCCGGCGGGAGCCAGCCCGGGCAGCCTGCTGGCCAACCTGTCGCTGGCCGACGGGCTGGCCCTCATCGGCGGGCTGACCTTTGCCATGACCAATGTGCTGCTGCGCCGCCTGCACGCCGTGCCCGGCCCCGCGCGCATGCTGGCCATGTTTGCCGGCTGCATGCTGCTGGGCTGGGTCGGGGCCGGCGCCGGCGCGGCCCTCGGCGTGGTGCCGGCCTTCCCGGCCTTCGACCCGCGCTGGGCCGCCGTGGCCGTGGCACTGGCCCTGCTGCTGATGCTGGGCAACTGGGCGCTGCAATACGGTGCGGCGCGGCTGCCCACGGCCATCACCGGGGTGGTGATGCTGTCGGAGGTGCTGTTTGCGAGCCTGTCCTCGGTACTGCTGGGCGCGGCCGAGCTGCACGCGCGCACGCTCGCCGGCGGCGCGCTCATCGTGCTGGCCGCGCTGTGGGCAAGCCTGGAAAATCGTTGA
- the glcE gene encoding glycolate oxidase subunit GlcE: MQAALSQIIDRVRDSAARHAPLRICGGGTKDFHGPGAPHHVGERLEMRQLAGIVSYEPSELVVTALAGTPLAELEALLAQHGQSLPFEPPRFARGGAAVGTVGGMVAAGLSGPARASVGAVRDYVLGVEIINGRGELLRFGGQVMKNVAGYDVSRLMAGSWGQLGILTEVSLKVLPVPPAEATLRFDCDQVEALARLNAWGAKPLPLNASCWVEEGGQGRLYVRLRGARAAVDAACRGMGGELQDAPNVPDDWQACRDQRLPWFTQRAPQHALWRLSLPQTAPALVLPAGVAAPLIEWHGGLRWVQAAPEQGAALRQLAAQVGGSASLFVASGAQQNGDGAGFDLGSAALVGIHRRLKDAFDPAGIFNPGRLL, from the coding sequence ATGCAAGCCGCCCTCAGCCAGATCATCGACCGCGTGCGCGACAGCGCCGCGCGCCATGCCCCGCTGCGCATCTGCGGCGGTGGCACCAAGGACTTTCACGGCCCGGGCGCGCCGCACCATGTGGGCGAGCGGCTGGAGATGCGGCAGCTGGCGGGCATCGTGAGCTACGAGCCCAGCGAGCTTGTGGTCACGGCCCTGGCGGGCACGCCGCTGGCCGAGCTGGAGGCGCTGCTCGCCCAGCATGGCCAGAGCCTGCCTTTCGAGCCGCCGCGCTTTGCCAGGGGCGGCGCAGCCGTGGGCACCGTGGGCGGCATGGTTGCGGCCGGCCTGTCGGGCCCGGCGCGCGCCAGCGTGGGCGCGGTGCGCGACTACGTGCTCGGCGTGGAGATCATCAACGGCCGTGGCGAGCTGCTGCGCTTTGGTGGCCAGGTCATGAAGAACGTGGCCGGCTACGACGTCTCGCGCCTCATGGCCGGCAGCTGGGGGCAGCTGGGCATCCTCACCGAGGTCAGCCTCAAGGTGCTGCCCGTGCCGCCGGCCGAGGCCACGCTGCGCTTTGACTGCGACCAGGTCGAGGCGCTCGCGCGCCTGAACGCCTGGGGCGCAAAGCCCTTGCCGCTCAACGCCAGCTGCTGGGTCGAGGAGGGCGGCCAGGGTCGGCTCTACGTGCGCCTGCGCGGCGCGCGCGCGGCCGTCGATGCCGCCTGCCGCGGCATGGGCGGCGAGCTGCAGGACGCGCCCAACGTGCCGGACGACTGGCAGGCCTGCCGCGACCAGCGTCTGCCCTGGTTCACGCAGCGTGCGCCGCAGCACGCGCTGTGGCGCCTCTCGCTGCCGCAGACCGCGCCCGCGCTGGTGCTGCCGGCGGGTGTGGCGGCGCCGCTCATCGAATGGCATGGCGGTCTGCGCTGGGTGCAGGCCGCGCCGGAGCAGGGCGCGGCGCTGCGCCAGCTGGCCGCGCAGGTCGGTGGAAGTGCTTCTCTTTTCGTAGCTTCCGGCGCCCAGCAGAATGGCGATGGGGCCGGTTTTGATCTTGGTTCTGCGGCCCTGGTCGGCATCCACAGACGGCTCAAGGACGCGTTCGATCCGGCCGGCATCTTCAACCCCGGCCGACTGCTGTAA
- a CDS encoding cytochrome-c peroxidase: MKKKPAPHSRHVLRLALGAVSTAALLASAPLRAAEPVQPIAPAKVSHPARVELGKKLWFDPRLSRSGFISCNSCHNLSMGGSDNLKTSIGDKWQKGPINSPTVLNSSLNVAQFWDGRAKDLKEQAGGPIANPGEMAFTHDLAVDMLRSIPQYVAEFKKVFGNDRLDIDQVTLAIAAFEETLVTPNARFDKWLKGDRKAITAQELNGYRLFKDSGCVACHNGPNLGGTSFQKMGLVEPYKTDNPAEGRSAVTGNDAERFNFKVPTLRNVELTYPYFHDGAADTLAEAVDTMGRIQLGKKFTDQENADIVAFLKTLTGDQPKLVMPILPPSSDKTKRPQPFE, from the coding sequence ATGAAGAAGAAGCCCGCCCCCCATTCCCGCCATGTCCTGCGTCTTGCGCTGGGCGCCGTCTCCACGGCGGCGCTGCTGGCCTCGGCCCCGCTGCGCGCGGCCGAGCCCGTGCAGCCCATCGCGCCCGCCAAGGTGAGCCACCCCGCCCGGGTGGAGCTGGGCAAGAAGCTCTGGTTCGATCCGCGCCTGTCGCGCTCGGGCTTCATTTCGTGCAACTCGTGCCACAACCTGAGCATGGGCGGCTCGGACAACCTCAAGACCTCCATCGGCGACAAATGGCAGAAGGGCCCGATCAACTCGCCCACGGTGCTCAACTCCAGCCTCAACGTGGCCCAGTTCTGGGATGGCCGCGCCAAGGACCTCAAGGAGCAGGCCGGCGGCCCCATCGCCAACCCGGGCGAGATGGCCTTCACGCACGACCTGGCGGTGGACATGCTGCGCTCCATCCCGCAGTACGTGGCCGAGTTCAAAAAGGTCTTTGGCAACGACAGACTGGACATCGACCAGGTCACGCTGGCCATCGCCGCGTTCGAGGAGACGCTGGTCACTCCCAATGCGCGCTTTGACAAATGGCTCAAGGGCGACAGGAAGGCCATCACGGCGCAGGAGCTCAATGGCTACCGGCTGTTCAAGGATTCGGGCTGCGTGGCCTGCCACAACGGCCCCAACCTGGGCGGCACGTCGTTCCAGAAGATGGGCCTGGTCGAGCCCTACAAGACCGACAACCCGGCCGAGGGCCGCTCGGCCGTCACGGGCAACGACGCCGAGCGCTTCAACTTCAAGGTGCCGACGCTGCGCAACGTGGAGCTGACCTACCCCTATTTCCACGACGGCGCCGCCGACACCCTGGCCGAGGCCGTGGACACCATGGGCCGCATCCAGCTCGGCAAGAAGTTCACCGACCAGGAGAACGCCGACATCGTCGCCTTCCTCAAGACGCTGACGGGCGATCAGCCCAAGCTCGTCATGCCGATATTGCCGCCCTCGAGCGACAAGACAAAACGCCCCCAGCCCTTCGAGTGA
- the amt gene encoding ammonium transporter, translating into MRKLIASLALGLGLLMGGGAALAQAPATTEPVAEAAAAAPAPDAAPAAAPAPAAEAAPAEAPAPKIDSGDTAWMLTSTLLVILMIIPGLALFYGGLGRAKNMLSVLMQVFVVFSLVSLLWALYGYSLAFSGEGKFYGDFAKVFLKGVSMETFGALPTIPEYVFLAFQGTFAAITVALVVGSFAERMRFSAVLIFALLWFTFSYVPMAHIVWGGGLLGADGALDFAGGTVVHINSGIAGLVGAYMVGKRIGFGREAFTPHSLTLTMVGASLLWVGWFGFNAGSAGAANAAAGLAFVNTVLATAAATLSWSAGEALHKGKASMLGAASGAVAGLVAVTPAAGFVGPMGAIVIGLIAGLVCLWGVSGLKRMLKVDDAFDVFGVHGVGGIVGAILTGVFAAQGLGGTGGLTPDTFSMGAQVWIQVKSVLFTIVWSGVVSFIAYKIADLIVGLRVSEEDERQGLDITAHGETAYHR; encoded by the coding sequence ATGAGAAAACTGATTGCTTCCCTGGCTCTGGGCCTGGGCCTGCTGATGGGCGGCGGCGCCGCCCTGGCGCAGGCGCCCGCCACGACCGAACCGGTGGCCGAGGCGGCCGCCGCCGCACCCGCACCCGATGCGGCGCCCGCCGCAGCCCCGGCCCCCGCCGCCGAGGCCGCGCCGGCCGAGGCCCCCGCGCCCAAGATCGACTCGGGCGACACGGCGTGGATGCTCACCTCCACGCTGCTCGTGATCCTCATGATCATCCCGGGCCTGGCCCTGTTCTACGGCGGCCTGGGCCGCGCCAAGAACATGCTGTCGGTGCTGATGCAGGTGTTCGTGGTGTTCTCGCTGGTGTCGCTGCTGTGGGCCCTCTACGGCTACAGCCTGGCGTTCTCGGGCGAGGGCAAGTTCTACGGCGACTTCGCCAAGGTCTTCCTCAAGGGCGTGAGCATGGAGACCTTTGGCGCGCTGCCGACCATCCCCGAATACGTGTTCCTCGCCTTCCAGGGCACGTTCGCGGCCATCACCGTGGCGCTGGTCGTGGGCTCGTTTGCCGAGCGCATGCGCTTCTCGGCCGTGCTCATCTTCGCCCTGCTGTGGTTTACCTTCAGCTACGTGCCCATGGCCCACATCGTCTGGGGCGGCGGCCTGCTCGGGGCTGACGGCGCGCTCGACTTCGCGGGCGGCACCGTGGTGCACATCAACTCCGGTATCGCCGGCCTGGTGGGCGCCTACATGGTGGGCAAGCGCATTGGCTTCGGCCGCGAGGCGTTCACCCCGCACTCGCTGACGCTGACCATGGTCGGTGCGTCGCTGCTGTGGGTGGGCTGGTTCGGCTTCAACGCCGGCTCCGCCGGTGCCGCCAACGCTGCCGCGGGCCTGGCCTTCGTCAACACCGTGCTGGCCACGGCCGCCGCGACGCTGAGCTGGAGCGCCGGCGAGGCGCTGCACAAGGGCAAGGCCTCGATGCTGGGCGCGGCCTCGGGCGCCGTCGCCGGCCTGGTGGCCGTGACGCCCGCCGCCGGCTTCGTCGGTCCCATGGGCGCCATCGTCATCGGTCTGATCGCCGGCCTGGTCTGCCTCTGGGGCGTGAGTGGCTTGAAGCGCATGCTCAAGGTGGACGACGCCTTCGACGTCTTCGGCGTGCATGGCGTGGGCGGCATCGTCGGCGCCATCCTCACCGGCGTGTTCGCGGCCCAGGGCCTGGGTGGTACCGGCGGCCTCACGCCCGACACCTTCAGCATGGGCGCGCAGGTGTGGATCCAGGTCAAGAGCGTGCTGTTCACCATCGTGTGGTCGGGTGTGGTGTCCTTCATCGCCTACAAGATCGCCGACCTGATCGTGGGCCTGCGCGTCTCCGAGGAGGACGAGCGCCAGGGCCTGGACATCACTGCCCACGGCGAGACGGCCTACCACCGCTGA
- a CDS encoding PEP-CTERM sorting domain-containing protein, producing MTKRLVSMAAAVLMTLGTSAYAGTFVNGGFEDGNLGGWTGGGGTWSGSPAAPVNPAVYNGGTPNNTIMSGGTDPYTGANRVYTGNYSVRVNDSINNYSVSTLRQSVTNYTDNSIFFAWNAVLEASHGLSDSDYFSLTLRDDTTGTDLVSRAYSSAGAIGSGTSGVTWTNYSGWYSSGWVVEQIDLLALNAVGHDFTLTLLASDCPYGGHAGYVYLDGFGSVVPPNDVPEPGSLALLGLGFAGLVAARQRQKKAA from the coding sequence ATGACCAAGAGACTTGTTTCAATGGCCGCTGCGGTTTTGATGACGCTCGGCACATCGGCGTATGCGGGTACATTTGTCAACGGAGGCTTCGAGGACGGCAACCTCGGCGGCTGGACCGGTGGTGGTGGTACCTGGTCTGGGAGCCCCGCAGCACCGGTCAACCCTGCCGTCTATAACGGTGGCACGCCCAACAACACCATCATGAGTGGCGGGACTGATCCTTACACTGGCGCAAACCGGGTCTATACCGGCAACTATTCGGTGCGGGTGAATGACAGCATCAACAACTACTCGGTCTCGACCCTGCGTCAGTCGGTGACCAACTACACGGACAACAGCATCTTTTTTGCCTGGAATGCGGTGCTGGAGGCCTCCCATGGCCTGAGCGACTCCGACTACTTCTCTCTCACCCTGAGGGATGACACGACTGGCACGGACCTGGTGAGCCGTGCCTATAGCTCTGCCGGGGCCATTGGCTCGGGCACTTCGGGCGTGACCTGGACCAACTACAGTGGTTGGTACTCCTCTGGCTGGGTCGTGGAGCAGATTGACCTTCTTGCGCTGAACGCGGTGGGCCATGACTTCACGTTGACGCTGCTGGCCTCGGATTGCCCCTATGGCGGCCATGCCGGCTATGTCTATCTCGACGGCTTCGGCTCCGTCGTTCCGCCCAACGACGTGCCAGAGCCCGGCTCGCTGGCCCTGCTGGGTCTTGGTTTTGCAGGGTTGGTCGCCGCACGCCAACGCCAGAAGAAGGCTGCCTGA
- the glcF gene encoding glycolate oxidase subunit GlcF, protein MQTQLAPEYQNTPEGQEAEAILRKCVHCGFCTATCPTYQLLGDELDGPRGRIYLIKQVLEGQAPTRKTQQHLDRCLTCRNCESTCPSGVQYGHLVDIGRKIVEEKVPRPLAERATRWVLKEGLPSPLFAPAMKLGRSVRGLLHERLRAKVPVHQDPGSWPARTHARKVLLLEGCVQPSMAPNINHATARVLDAAGIETVVAREAGCCGAVKFHLNDQEGGLAQMRANIDAWWPYIERGEVECIVMNASGCGVTVKEYGHLLRLDPQYADKAARVSGLTRDLSELLPDLVPLLKDRVRPAGRAFAYHPPCTLQHGQKLRGGVERHMAALGFELRVARTESHLCCGSAGTYSVLNHEISHQLRDRKLGVLGAAFAEEPPAAILSANMGCITHLQSGTEIPVRHWIELLDEALLA, encoded by the coding sequence ATGCAGACCCAGCTCGCCCCCGAGTACCAGAACACCCCCGAGGGCCAGGAGGCCGAGGCCATCCTGCGCAAATGCGTGCACTGCGGCTTTTGCACCGCCACCTGCCCCACCTACCAGTTGCTCGGCGACGAGCTCGACGGCCCGCGCGGGCGCATCTACCTGATCAAGCAGGTGCTCGAGGGCCAGGCGCCCACGCGCAAGACCCAGCAGCACCTGGATCGGTGCCTGACCTGCCGCAACTGCGAGAGTACCTGCCCGAGCGGCGTGCAGTACGGCCACCTCGTGGACATAGGCCGCAAGATCGTCGAGGAGAAGGTGCCGCGCCCGCTCGCCGAACGTGCGACGCGATGGGTGCTCAAGGAGGGCCTGCCCTCGCCGCTGTTCGCGCCGGCCATGAAGCTGGGCCGCAGCGTGCGCGGTCTGCTGCACGAGCGCCTGCGCGCCAAGGTGCCTGTGCACCAGGATCCGGGCAGCTGGCCCGCACGCACGCATGCGCGCAAGGTGCTGCTGCTCGAGGGCTGCGTGCAGCCCTCCATGGCGCCCAACATCAACCATGCGACGGCGCGTGTGCTCGACGCCGCGGGCATAGAGACCGTGGTCGCGCGCGAGGCCGGCTGCTGCGGCGCCGTCAAGTTCCACCTGAACGATCAGGAGGGCGGGCTGGCCCAGATGCGCGCCAACATCGACGCCTGGTGGCCGTACATCGAGCGCGGCGAGGTCGAATGCATCGTCATGAACGCATCGGGCTGCGGCGTCACGGTCAAGGAATATGGCCATTTGCTGCGCCTGGACCCGCAGTACGCCGACAAGGCCGCGCGCGTGAGCGGCCTGACGCGCGACCTGTCGGAGCTGCTGCCCGACCTGGTGCCGCTGCTCAAGGACCGCGTGCGTCCGGCCGGCCGTGCCTTTGCCTACCACCCGCCCTGCACGCTGCAGCATGGCCAGAAGCTGCGCGGCGGCGTGGAGCGGCACATGGCGGCGCTGGGCTTTGAGTTGCGCGTGGCGCGTACCGAGTCGCACCTGTGCTGCGGCTCGGCCGGCACCTACTCGGTGCTCAACCACGAGATCTCCCACCAGCTGCGCGACCGCAAGCTCGGCGTGCTCGGCGCGGCCTTTGCCGAGGAGCCGCCCGCGGCGATTCTGTCGGCCAACATGGGCTGCATCACCCACCTGCAAAGCGGCACCGAGATCCCCGTGCGCCACTGGATCGAGCTGCTGGACGAGGCATTGCTGGCATGA
- a CDS encoding glutathione S-transferase family protein — protein sequence MSALTLYYAPGTCAQAVRIALEEAQAPYHLVRVDFASGQQRSPDYLAVNPKGRVPALVTRQGTLTETLALLTYVAQRFPEARLAPGDAFGLARMQEFNGYLASTVHIAHAHRPRASRWADEPEAQAAMQRKVPANMTECFDLIERHYLGEQPWVMGAQYTVADGYLFTMAGWLKSDGVDMAQFPKVAAHHARMAQRPAVQRALA from the coding sequence ATGTCCGCACTGACCCTGTACTACGCCCCCGGCACCTGCGCCCAGGCCGTGCGCATCGCGCTCGAGGAGGCCCAGGCGCCCTACCACCTGGTGCGCGTGGACTTCGCGAGCGGCCAGCAGCGCTCGCCCGACTATCTGGCCGTCAACCCCAAGGGCCGCGTGCCGGCCCTGGTCACCAGACAGGGCACGCTGACCGAGACCCTGGCGCTGCTGACCTATGTGGCGCAGCGCTTTCCCGAGGCGCGGCTCGCGCCCGGCGACGCCTTTGGCCTGGCGCGCATGCAGGAGTTCAACGGCTACCTGGCCTCCACCGTCCACATCGCCCACGCCCACCGCCCGCGCGCCTCGCGCTGGGCCGACGAGCCCGAGGCCCAGGCCGCCATGCAGCGCAAGGTGCCGGCCAACATGACGGAGTGCTTTGACCTGATCGAACGGCACTACCTGGGCGAGCAGCCCTGGGTTATGGGCGCGCAGTACACCGTGGCCGATGGCTATCTGTTCACCATGGCCGGCTGGCTCAAGAGCGACGGCGTGGACATGGCGCAGTTCCCCAAGGTGGCGGCGCACCACGCGCGCATGGCCCAGCGCCCGGCCGTGCAGCGCGCGCTGGCCTGA
- a CDS encoding ProQ/FINO family protein, whose amino-acid sequence MNDNVTSDQVTQQASAEAASSTPAIAPVADAAPQAAEPGRPAGRRGGRGGRGGRRRGGERREPAAQDGQATPAPEKTGAARPQPRRTHLLLEQLAAWYPQLFGAQFLPLKRGIFHDLMAAHGEAIDKDALKLALSIHTRSTRYLNAVAQGMKRHDLQGQPVEDMAPEHVHHALLEVFRRRKPREGEDLAATLRRRIAQAFEASGLTREAYDALVRGRDERANALLDEAFAEVAERDARAEALARAFEASGATPAQFADMYGMDVHAVQRALARARQLRGA is encoded by the coding sequence ATGAACGACAACGTCACCTCCGACCAAGTCACGCAGCAGGCCAGCGCCGAGGCTGCATCGTCCACCCCCGCCATCGCTCCCGTGGCAGACGCCGCGCCGCAGGCCGCCGAGCCGGGCCGGCCCGCAGGGCGCCGTGGTGGCCGTGGTGGCCGTGGTGGGCGCCGCCGTGGCGGCGAGCGCCGTGAACCGGCCGCGCAGGACGGTCAGGCCACCCCCGCGCCGGAGAAGACCGGCGCAGCCCGCCCCCAGCCGCGCCGCACCCACCTGCTGCTCGAGCAGCTCGCGGCCTGGTATCCGCAGCTCTTTGGCGCGCAGTTCCTGCCGCTCAAGCGCGGCATCTTCCACGACCTGATGGCCGCCCATGGCGAGGCCATCGACAAGGACGCGCTCAAGCTCGCGCTCTCCATCCACACGCGCTCCACGCGCTACCTGAACGCCGTGGCCCAGGGCATGAAGCGCCACGACCTGCAGGGCCAGCCCGTGGAGGACATGGCGCCCGAGCATGTGCACCACGCGCTGCTGGAGGTGTTTCGCCGGCGCAAGCCGCGCGAGGGCGAGGACCTTGCGGCCACGCTGCGCCGGCGCATCGCCCAGGCCTTCGAGGCCTCGGGCCTCACGCGCGAGGCCTATGACGCCCTCGTGCGCGGCCGCGACGAGCGCGCCAACGCCCTGCTCGACGAGGCCTTTGCCGAGGTCGCCGAACGCGACGCCCGCGCCGAGGCCCTGGCGCGCGCCTTTGAGGCCAGCGGCGCCACGCCCGCGCAGTTCGCCGACATGTACGGCATGGATGTGCACGCCGTGCAGCGCGCGCTGGCACGCGCGCGCCAGCTGCGCGGCGCCTGA